From Pseudoalteromonas rubra, one genomic window encodes:
- the glk gene encoding glucokinase, whose protein sequence is MSQTTPHSSNDTGQAFEPIVVADIGGTNARFAVVTHYESSNNQFIISHQSTYPSAEFPSFETAISRYLNELPIAKPTRACLAVAGPVKAQQVYLTNLGWQFNSQDIKQQFGFNELAVINDFAAFAYAAPYLDPKQNIEIKSGQAQAGANIAVMGPGTGFGAACLTRDINGSAVMSCEAGHISLAAVTELDQQLLVALKQEIAHVSVEEVFSGRGLAHLYQAMAKVKGRTAERLTAAQISERASECEICDATLNHFCDWIGSVAGDLSLTFGALGGVFIGGGILPRMAERLKSSQFVERFVTKGPMSQYAGQIPVTLVVQENIPLIGAAACLHERASIR, encoded by the coding sequence ATGAGCCAGACAACACCTCATAGCTCGAATGACACAGGACAGGCCTTTGAGCCAATTGTCGTCGCGGATATTGGCGGTACCAATGCCCGCTTTGCCGTCGTAACCCACTACGAATCGAGCAACAATCAGTTTATTATTAGTCATCAGTCTACGTATCCCAGCGCCGAATTTCCCTCTTTTGAAACTGCCATTAGCCGTTACCTCAATGAACTCCCAATAGCCAAACCAACACGCGCGTGTTTAGCCGTTGCGGGCCCCGTTAAGGCTCAACAGGTTTATCTGACGAATCTCGGTTGGCAGTTTAACAGTCAGGATATTAAACAGCAGTTCGGTTTTAATGAATTGGCTGTGATCAATGACTTTGCAGCCTTTGCTTACGCAGCGCCGTATCTAGACCCAAAACAAAATATAGAAATTAAATCGGGTCAGGCACAGGCCGGCGCCAACATCGCAGTGATGGGACCTGGCACTGGCTTTGGTGCCGCATGTCTGACCAGAGACATTAATGGTAGTGCTGTTATGAGCTGTGAAGCTGGCCACATTAGCCTCGCTGCAGTGACCGAACTGGACCAGCAACTGTTGGTGGCTCTGAAGCAGGAGATTGCACATGTCTCTGTTGAAGAGGTGTTTTCGGGGCGTGGATTGGCACATTTATATCAAGCCATGGCTAAAGTAAAAGGCCGTACCGCAGAAAGGTTGACTGCTGCACAGATCAGTGAGCGCGCATCCGAGTGTGAGATCTGCGATGCCACGTTGAATCATTTTTGTGACTGGATTGGCAGCGTAGCTGGCGATCTGTCGTTAACGTTTGGTGCGCTTGGAGGCGTATTTATTGGTGGTGGGATATTGCCGCGAATGGCAGAGCGACTCAAATCAAGCCAGTTTGTTGAGCGTTTTGTGACTAAAGGGCCTATGAGTCAGTACGCAGGCCAGATCCCAGTCACCTTAGTTGTGCAGGAAAATATTCCTTTGATTGGTGCCGCAGCGTGTCTACATGAGCGTGCGAGCATCAGATAG
- a CDS encoding LacI family DNA-binding transcriptional regulator, producing the protein MKKVTINSVAQYAGVSKKTVSRVLNNEPNVSPATREKVLKVFKELDYRPNPIARGLARNKSFIIGCLYDNPSKSYITRVQSGALEACHKHNYNLLIHPCELRGEALIDNIDQLLTTSRLDGLVLTPPFSDSRELIEFLKQKQVNYALVASAIQDDDSISVCSNDEQGAYELTEHLITLGHTDIAFIKGHPDHSATENRFNGYKRALEQHKIPLQERLVAEGNFSYHSGADSAKAILDLTPRPSAVFASNDYMAAAVLKLATQRALRVPEDLSIAGFDNAPIARHIWPGLTTIAQPVEEMTLQAVEQLILQISEPQEEVYHRVLEARLITRESTAQNH; encoded by the coding sequence ATGAAGAAAGTGACCATTAACAGTGTCGCACAGTATGCGGGAGTCTCGAAAAAGACGGTTTCTCGAGTGCTGAATAATGAACCTAACGTCAGCCCGGCGACCCGTGAGAAAGTACTCAAGGTGTTCAAAGAGCTGGACTATCGGCCAAACCCGATAGCTCGGGGGTTGGCGCGTAACAAGAGCTTCATTATCGGCTGTCTGTATGATAACCCGAGTAAAAGTTACATCACTCGGGTGCAAAGCGGTGCGTTAGAAGCGTGTCATAAACACAATTACAACTTGCTGATCCACCCATGTGAGCTCAGGGGGGAGGCGTTAATTGACAACATAGATCAATTGCTGACGACGTCTCGCCTCGACGGGCTGGTGTTGACGCCGCCATTTTCTGATTCAAGGGAATTGATAGAGTTTCTTAAGCAGAAACAAGTCAATTACGCATTGGTGGCTTCTGCAATTCAGGATGATGACTCCATTTCTGTATGTAGCAACGACGAGCAGGGGGCATATGAACTCACCGAGCACTTGATTACGCTTGGGCATACCGACATTGCATTTATCAAGGGACACCCGGATCATAGTGCCACCGAAAACCGATTTAACGGTTATAAACGGGCGCTCGAACAGCACAAAATTCCTTTACAAGAACGGCTTGTGGCTGAGGGTAACTTCAGTTACCACTCGGGTGCAGATAGTGCTAAGGCGATACTGGATCTGACGCCACGTCCCTCCGCTGTGTTTGCCTCGAACGACTACATGGCGGCAGCTGTCCTTAAGCTGGCAACCCAGCGGGCGTTGCGAGTGCCGGAGGATTTGTCTATTGCCGGGTTCGATAATGCACCTATTGCCAGGCATATCTGGCCGGGCCTGACGACCATTGCACAGCCAGTCGAAGAGATGACCCTGCAGGCGGTTGAGCAACTGATACTGCAGATTTCTGAGCCTCAGGAAGAGGTTTATCATCGTGTGCTGGAAGCGCGTCTAATCACTCGCGAGTCAACAGCCCAAAACCACTAA
- the edd gene encoding phosphogluconate dehydratase has protein sequence MLHPRIHEVTQRVITRSQRSRHAYLERIEQAKKQTRVRAGLGCGNLAHVMAACSSSDKTRLKADEQPNLAIINSYNDMLSAHVPYKEYPDQIKAIAEKYDATAQVAGGVPAMCDGVTQGRDGMELSLFSRDVIAMSTAVALSHDVFDGVFCLGVCDKIVPGLLIGALSFGHLPIYFLPAGPMQSGIPNKEKARVRQKFAQGLVSREELLEAESASYHSAGTCTFYGTANSNQMLMEIMGLHLPGSSFINPYTELREGLTASAVETMLKQLQGDDKANSLAEVVSEKTVINGLVGLLATGGSTNHAIHLVAMAKAAGVEITWKDMADLSEVVPLLTRIYPNGSADVNHFQAAGGMGFLMRELRDAGYLHNDVKTIVGEGLDAYTKEPVLDVDPSLIMTDSKGPAKVKWIDCPVDSLDEDVLRPVSNPFNNQGGLQLLSGNLGKSVIKVSAVAEQHQVVSAPAKVFSSQAALQEAYTRGELNQDFIAVIKEQGPKAKGMPELHKLTPVMASLQDEGFKVAIVTDGRMSGASGKVPAAIHLAPEAVEGGPIAKVREGDLITLDAPKGELLLHVSDEELAQREIELTEVGTTFGTGRELFSGFRNIVSSADLGASAFGIEE, from the coding sequence ATGTTGCATCCTCGAATTCATGAAGTCACTCAACGCGTTATCACTCGCAGTCAGCGATCTCGTCATGCCTATCTTGAGCGTATCGAACAAGCAAAAAAACAAACTCGAGTCAGAGCCGGACTAGGCTGTGGTAACCTGGCACACGTGATGGCGGCCTGTTCGAGCAGTGACAAAACCAGATTAAAAGCTGATGAGCAGCCAAACCTGGCCATCATCAATTCGTACAACGACATGTTGTCTGCCCACGTGCCTTACAAAGAATATCCGGATCAAATCAAAGCGATTGCCGAAAAATACGATGCGACCGCACAGGTTGCCGGTGGTGTACCGGCAATGTGTGACGGTGTAACGCAGGGTCGCGATGGCATGGAGCTGTCTTTATTTTCACGTGATGTGATAGCAATGTCGACAGCGGTTGCACTCTCACACGACGTGTTTGACGGTGTGTTCTGTCTGGGGGTGTGCGACAAGATTGTTCCGGGACTGTTGATTGGCGCACTATCTTTTGGCCACCTTCCCATTTACTTCTTACCTGCGGGACCGATGCAGTCGGGTATTCCAAACAAAGAAAAGGCGCGTGTTAGACAAAAATTTGCACAGGGCCTGGTGAGCCGCGAAGAGCTATTGGAAGCGGAAAGTGCGTCTTACCATAGCGCAGGTACCTGTACTTTCTACGGTACCGCTAACTCAAACCAAATGCTCATGGAAATTATGGGTCTGCATTTACCGGGCAGCTCATTTATCAACCCTTACACTGAACTGCGCGAAGGCCTGACAGCCAGCGCAGTAGAAACCATGTTGAAGCAACTCCAGGGTGATGACAAAGCGAATAGCCTGGCGGAAGTGGTCAGTGAGAAAACTGTGATTAACGGATTGGTTGGTCTGTTAGCGACGGGGGGGTCAACTAACCACGCTATTCACCTGGTTGCGATGGCAAAAGCGGCTGGCGTCGAAATCACGTGGAAAGACATGGCTGATTTATCGGAAGTTGTGCCGTTGCTGACGCGTATTTACCCAAATGGCTCAGCCGATGTGAATCACTTCCAGGCTGCTGGTGGTATGGGATTCCTGATGCGTGAGTTGCGTGATGCGGGTTACCTGCACAATGACGTAAAAACCATTGTCGGCGAAGGCCTGGATGCATACACCAAAGAACCTGTATTGGATGTCGATCCTTCACTCATCATGACGGACAGCAAGGGTCCTGCAAAAGTGAAGTGGATTGATTGCCCGGTAGATTCTCTGGACGAAGATGTACTCAGACCCGTTTCTAACCCATTCAACAATCAAGGTGGCTTACAGCTACTGAGTGGAAACCTGGGTAAATCAGTGATTAAAGTGTCGGCCGTTGCAGAGCAGCACCAGGTGGTGTCGGCACCTGCCAAAGTATTTAGTTCACAAGCCGCACTGCAAGAAGCTTATACGCGAGGCGAACTTAATCAGGACTTTATTGCGGTTATCAAAGAGCAAGGTCCTAAGGCAAAAGGGATGCCGGAATTACACAAATTGACACCGGTCATGGCGAGTTTGCAGGATGAAGGCTTTAAGGTTGCCATCGTGACAGACGGTCGTATGTCAGGCGCCTCAGGCAAAGTCCCTGCGGCTATTCACCTGGCTCCGGAAGCCGTTGAAGGTGGCCCGATTGCGAAAGTACGGGAAGGCGATTTGATCACATTAGACGCACCAAAAGGTGAGCTGCTACTGCATGTCAGCGACGAAGAGCTTGCCCAGCGCGAGATTGAACTAACGGAAGTTGGTACAACCTTTGGTACAGGCCGTGAGTTATTTAGCGGCTTTAGAAATATTGTCAGCAGCGCCGATTTAGGTGCGAGTGCATTCGGCATAGAAGAATAA
- a CDS encoding bifunctional 4-hydroxy-2-oxoglutarate aldolase/2-dehydro-3-deoxy-phosphogluconate aldolase, whose protein sequence is MSIKEILSAAPVVPVIVIDDLEDAVPLAQALYRGGLRALEVTLRTPVAAQAVKAMKEAVPEAYVGTGTVVDKASFDASVEAGADFMVSPGVSLELLALAKESDIPFLPGAATPSEAMELAAQGFKFLKFFPAEAAGGTAMLKSIGGPLPQVTFCPTGGISLATAPNYLALSNVICVGGTWMLDKTLIANKDWQAIEALARQASEVN, encoded by the coding sequence ATGAGCATTAAAGAGATTTTATCAGCGGCACCGGTAGTACCCGTTATTGTTATTGATGATTTAGAAGATGCAGTGCCATTAGCGCAGGCATTATATCGCGGTGGTCTTCGCGCATTAGAGGTGACATTGCGTACGCCAGTTGCTGCACAAGCAGTAAAGGCGATGAAAGAAGCGGTACCAGAGGCCTATGTAGGCACAGGTACTGTGGTCGACAAAGCCTCGTTTGACGCTTCTGTTGAGGCTGGCGCCGACTTTATGGTGAGCCCGGGTGTCAGCTTAGAATTACTGGCGCTGGCAAAAGAGTCTGATATCCCGTTTCTGCCTGGTGCGGCGACGCCTAGCGAAGCGATGGAACTGGCAGCGCAGGGCTTTAAGTTTCTTAAGTTTTTCCCGGCAGAAGCTGCAGGTGGCACGGCAATGCTGAAATCAATCGGTGGTCCTTTACCTCAGGTGACGTTTTGCCCAACTGGTGGGATCAGCTTAGCAACAGCACCCAACTATCTGGCACTGAGCAATGTAATCTGTGTTGGAGGGACCTGGATGCTCGATAAAACACTTATCGCAAACAAAGACTGGCAAGCCATCGAAGCGCTTGCTCGACAAGCAAGTGAAGTAAACTAA
- the gap gene encoding type I glyceraldehyde-3-phosphate dehydrogenase: MINIAINGYGRIGRNVLRALYESGQNDQIKIVAINDLAPAQTNAHLTQFDSVHGRFNFPVELKDNTLTVGEDKITLTQERDPEQLPWRDLDVDIVLECTGLFTSRETAGKHITAGAKKVIVSAPGTDMDATVVHGVNSDVLNADSTIISNASCTTNCLAPVAKALNDSIGIEQGSMTTIHAYTNDQNLCDVYHKDLYRARSATQSMIPTKTGAAKAVGLVLPELAGKLDGMAVRVPTVNVSVVDLTFIAKRETSAAEVNEILQGAAEGAMAGILEYNTLPLVSVDFNHNPASSVFDATQTKVDGKLVKVMAWYDNEWGFSNRMLDQAKALAAFL; encoded by the coding sequence ATGATTAATATTGCAATTAATGGCTATGGCCGTATCGGTCGAAATGTACTGAGAGCACTTTACGAATCAGGTCAAAATGACCAGATCAAGATTGTCGCGATCAATGATCTGGCACCTGCACAGACTAACGCGCACCTGACTCAGTTTGACTCTGTACACGGACGCTTTAACTTCCCTGTTGAATTGAAAGACAACACGCTGACTGTTGGTGAAGATAAGATCACGCTGACCCAAGAGCGAGACCCTGAGCAATTACCGTGGCGTGATCTGGATGTCGACATCGTGCTTGAGTGTACGGGTTTGTTTACTTCACGTGAAACTGCGGGCAAACACATTACTGCGGGTGCAAAGAAAGTCATTGTGTCTGCACCTGGAACGGATATGGATGCCACTGTTGTGCACGGTGTGAACAGTGATGTGCTAAATGCAGACAGCACTATTATTTCAAATGCGTCTTGTACGACTAACTGTCTGGCACCAGTTGCGAAAGCACTGAACGATTCCATTGGTATTGAGCAGGGCAGTATGACCACCATTCATGCATATACCAATGACCAAAACCTGTGTGATGTCTATCACAAAGACTTATACCGTGCACGTAGTGCCACACAGTCTATGATCCCGACCAAAACTGGTGCGGCTAAAGCGGTTGGTCTGGTGCTGCCTGAGCTGGCGGGTAAACTGGATGGCATGGCAGTACGCGTGCCTACCGTCAATGTCTCTGTGGTTGACCTGACCTTTATCGCTAAACGTGAAACATCTGCTGCGGAGGTCAATGAGATCCTTCAGGGGGCTGCAGAAGGTGCAATGGCAGGTATCCTCGAATATAACACTTTGCCGCTGGTATCTGTGGACTTCAATCATAACCCGGCTTCATCAGTCTTTGATGCGACGCAGACTAAAGTGGATGGAAAATTGGTTAAAGTTATGGCTTGGTATGACAACGAGTGGGGTTTCTCAAATCGTATGCTTGACCAGGCAAAAGCATTGGCTGCGTTCCTGTAA
- a CDS encoding YfcC family protein gives MKEGFKVPHTLILLLSMMLVAYIATWLVPQGFFDTVTLDNGRQAVVPGTYALAEAQTHLTPMDFLVAIPRAFAAAQDVIFFVFIVGGVLSIARATGTIDALIGRLLERFGHKPNILIFMVVFCFALASGAIGTAGEYIPFVLILVGLCKAMRLDAMTAVGMVVAGYGIGYGVSAFNPFTVMVAQKVADIPVYSGIELRLAIFLPFVLIGFHHVWSYAKKVQANPELSLTKGLPCPLAGSAEANYPMLNKRHQMILFGLVAAIITAVWGISQKGWYLYELGAVFISWGIFTTLVGQIGADRAANEFIEGVKDLASTAILIGVARGIALIMEDGQILHTLVYAMSSPLSHLGAELAAVGMFIMQTLLNLFIPSGSGQAYVTMPLMAPVGDIIGVYRQVAVLAYQFGDGFSNMIIPTNAVLMGIIGMAGVPYHLWFRFCLPLFGKLMLAASVVLVLAVTFGYGEDVQPKVSATTQVQS, from the coding sequence ATGAAAGAAGGGTTTAAAGTACCTCATACGCTCATCCTGCTGTTGTCTATGATGCTGGTGGCATATATTGCGACTTGGCTAGTTCCGCAAGGTTTCTTCGATACAGTCACGCTCGATAATGGCCGTCAGGCTGTAGTGCCCGGCACTTATGCACTTGCTGAAGCACAAACTCATTTAACGCCCATGGATTTCCTGGTCGCTATTCCGCGCGCATTTGCAGCTGCACAAGACGTTATTTTCTTTGTTTTTATTGTCGGAGGTGTTCTGTCAATTGCACGTGCAACGGGTACCATTGATGCCTTAATTGGCCGCCTGCTTGAGCGGTTTGGTCATAAGCCAAATATTTTGATTTTTATGGTGGTGTTTTGCTTTGCACTCGCATCCGGCGCCATTGGTACTGCGGGCGAATATATTCCCTTTGTCCTGATTCTGGTGGGACTGTGTAAAGCAATGCGGCTTGATGCGATGACTGCTGTGGGCATGGTCGTGGCAGGGTATGGGATTGGTTATGGTGTGTCAGCCTTTAACCCTTTTACCGTGATGGTAGCGCAAAAGGTTGCTGATATTCCGGTTTACTCAGGTATTGAGCTACGTCTGGCGATTTTCTTGCCGTTCGTTTTAATTGGTTTCCATCACGTATGGAGCTATGCCAAAAAAGTACAGGCAAACCCTGAATTATCCCTGACGAAAGGCCTGCCTTGTCCGCTTGCTGGTTCAGCAGAAGCGAATTACCCGATGCTTAATAAGCGCCACCAAATGATCTTGTTTGGCCTCGTTGCTGCCATTATCACGGCTGTCTGGGGTATTTCTCAAAAGGGCTGGTATCTGTATGAGCTGGGTGCGGTGTTTATCTCCTGGGGTATTTTCACAACGTTAGTCGGCCAGATTGGTGCTGACCGCGCTGCAAATGAGTTTATTGAAGGCGTGAAAGATCTGGCAAGTACTGCCATCCTGATTGGTGTTGCAAGGGGCATTGCGTTAATTATGGAAGATGGACAGATCTTGCATACCTTGGTTTACGCTATGTCGTCGCCGCTGTCACATTTAGGCGCTGAGCTGGCTGCGGTCGGCATGTTCATTATGCAAACACTGTTGAACCTGTTTATTCCTTCGGGCAGTGGTCAGGCATATGTAACTATGCCGCTTATGGCACCGGTTGGTGACATCATTGGTGTGTATCGTCAGGTTGCAGTGCTTGCATACCAGTTTGGTGATGGTTTCTCTAACATGATTATTCCAACCAACGCTGTGCTGATGGGTATCATCGGAATGGCCGGTGTACCTTATCATTTATGGTTCCGATTCTGTCTGCCGCTATTCGGCAAGCTGATGCTGGCAGCGTCAGTGGTATTGGTGCTTGCGGTTACATTTGGTTATGGTGAAGATGTACAGCCAAAAGTGAGTGCAACGACACAGGTGCAATCGTAA
- a CDS encoding S8 family serine peptidase: protein MKIKKQPLACIIATLLSVSASATTDRDYQHRWLDPNGDPMLALQWNLLNSGSLANTQSGIDLNLWQTHIWGHKGQDILVAVVDSGVDMEHADLDANTIDDPLINPQPNAGSDHGTMVAGIIAAVQNNIGVRGVAPMAKVTAFTNYGGTFESHEQWKISHGYDGDLLDNSTTDRIRIFNKSYGMSPSVSLPYTFSKTIQDSQGKDILMFSQPEQEKIYEAVSLSTEQDPRTAVYVQAAGNSYRDSRIHYFTDTGLDFFGYSFPVGGNYGLPWTNGNSLYTPANFWNLTVSALSADGVLSEYSTVGSNVFLTAPGGLDRGTPGHATTRISCAWYLENIDANFNCNGDDDFTVRMNGTSSAAPNTSGAIALLLSAAQQQNHDLTPRDIRHLLARTATKVDPTRADIDVNGITAFEGWSTNTAGHTFSPYYGFGLIDVDKATELVRRYAIEQLPSELVKTPWYGLNEAVNPTIEDDASQTTTASIKVTDDLFIEGVQIRLDARHARISDLKVELESPNGTRSILMSPFNNLVGQHLGLPEQSPGSQDGYTDHLMLSYKFWDEKANAGDGQWKLHITDMSNETRAFGIFDFVNGSQVHQVENNPEAGVLQGWSIRILGHKTKVTKKKAL from the coding sequence ATGAAAATAAAGAAACAGCCTCTTGCTTGTATTATCGCGACACTACTCAGTGTAAGTGCTTCTGCAACAACTGATCGTGACTATCAACACCGCTGGCTTGATCCAAATGGGGATCCTATGCTTGCATTGCAGTGGAACTTACTAAATTCCGGTTCACTGGCAAATACCCAGTCTGGAATTGACCTGAACTTGTGGCAGACGCATATCTGGGGTCACAAAGGACAGGATATTCTGGTAGCAGTCGTGGATTCGGGTGTTGACATGGAACATGCAGACTTAGATGCCAATACAATAGATGATCCCTTAATTAATCCACAACCTAATGCTGGTAGCGATCATGGCACTATGGTGGCGGGGATAATTGCTGCGGTACAAAACAACATCGGGGTGCGTGGAGTTGCGCCAATGGCAAAGGTTACGGCATTTACCAATTATGGCGGAACCTTCGAAAGTCATGAGCAGTGGAAGATAAGTCATGGTTACGATGGTGACCTTTTGGATAACTCAACCACAGATCGGATCCGTATCTTCAATAAAAGTTATGGTATGAGTCCGTCGGTGAGTTTGCCTTATACTTTTTCAAAAACCATTCAGGATAGCCAGGGTAAAGATATCCTGATGTTTAGCCAGCCTGAGCAGGAAAAGATCTATGAAGCGGTTTCTCTGTCCACTGAACAGGATCCCCGCACCGCAGTCTACGTGCAGGCAGCCGGAAATTCATATCGGGATTCTCGCATTCACTATTTTACAGACACAGGATTAGACTTTTTCGGTTACAGTTTTCCCGTTGGCGGTAATTATGGCTTGCCCTGGACAAACGGTAACTCACTTTATACTCCTGCGAACTTCTGGAATCTGACGGTCAGTGCGCTGAGTGCAGATGGTGTATTGTCTGAGTACTCGACGGTAGGGAGTAATGTGTTTCTGACTGCCCCTGGTGGATTGGACAGGGGCACCCCGGGTCATGCAACTACGCGTATTTCATGCGCCTGGTATCTGGAAAACATTGATGCAAACTTCAATTGTAATGGAGACGATGATTTTACTGTGCGTATGAATGGTACATCGTCAGCGGCACCGAATACGTCGGGTGCTATTGCGTTGCTGCTTTCTGCTGCGCAGCAACAGAACCATGATCTGACACCGCGCGACATCCGTCATCTCCTGGCACGTACAGCAACAAAAGTGGATCCGACACGCGCCGACATCGACGTGAATGGCATTACAGCATTTGAAGGGTGGAGCACCAATACAGCAGGGCACACATTCTCACCTTACTATGGCTTTGGTTTGATTGATGTAGATAAAGCGACAGAGCTGGTGCGCCGCTATGCAATCGAACAACTCCCTTCTGAGTTGGTTAAGACGCCCTGGTATGGGCTGAATGAAGCAGTGAATCCAACTATTGAAGATGATGCCAGCCAGACGACAACGGCAAGCATTAAAGTAACAGATGACTTGTTTATAGAAGGTGTTCAGATCCGGCTAGATGCACGACACGCACGTATTTCAGATTTGAAAGTAGAGCTGGAGTCACCGAATGGTACCCGCAGTATCCTGATGTCACCCTTTAATAACCTGGTAGGGCAGCATCTGGGCTTACCAGAGCAGTCACCCGGTAGCCAGGATGGCTATACAGATCATTTGATGCTCAGTTACAAGTTTTGGGATGAGAAAGCCAATGCAGGCGATGGCCAGTGGAAGCTACATATCACAGATATGAGTAACGAAACCCGGGCTTTTGGGATCTTTGACTTCGTCAATGGGAGTCAAGTCCATCAGGTAGAGAACAACCCTGAGGCTGGTGTATTACAAGGCTGGTCTATTCGTATTCTGGGTCATAAAACGAAAGTAACGAAGAAAAAAGCGCTGTAA